One Faecalicatena sp. Marseille-Q4148 DNA window includes the following coding sequences:
- a CDS encoding glycosyltransferase family 2 protein, with protein MKYISFAIPCYNSQDYMARAVDSVLEGGEDVEVLIVNDGSKDDTLKIARSYEEKYPTIVKVIDKENGGHGDAVNAGLRSASGKYFKVVDSDDWIDGEALKKVLETLHKFEAEDKKVDMIISNYVYEKEGAEHKKVIHYRNALPEEQIIGWNEAGHFHIGQYILMHSVIYRTELLKLCQLELPKHTFYVDNIYVYYPLPHVSTLYYLDVNLYRYYIGREDQSVNEKVMIQRVDQQIFVTKTMIDMYKMKMVPNKKLRSYMTNYLAIMMTVSSILLIRSKKEENLQKKKELWEYLKKSEYRTYWKIRYGILGQTMNLPGKSGRKISVLGYKVARRLFGFN; from the coding sequence ATGAAATATATATCATTTGCCATCCCGTGCTATAATTCACAGGACTATATGGCTCGTGCTGTGGATTCTGTATTGGAAGGCGGCGAGGATGTGGAAGTGCTTATTGTGAATGACGGTTCAAAGGATGATACGCTGAAGATTGCCAGATCCTATGAAGAAAAATACCCAACGATCGTTAAAGTGATCGATAAGGAAAATGGGGGACATGGAGATGCTGTTAATGCAGGGCTTCGAAGTGCTTCAGGCAAATATTTTAAAGTGGTAGACAGCGATGACTGGATTGATGGTGAAGCACTGAAAAAAGTTCTTGAGACGCTTCATAAGTTTGAGGCAGAAGACAAAAAAGTAGATATGATAATATCAAACTATGTCTATGAAAAGGAAGGTGCAGAGCATAAAAAAGTAATCCATTATCGCAACGCCCTTCCGGAAGAACAGATTATTGGCTGGAATGAGGCCGGACACTTTCATATTGGACAATATATTTTAATGCACTCGGTAATTTACCGGACAGAGCTTCTGAAACTGTGCCAGTTAGAATTACCGAAACATACATTCTATGTAGATAATATTTATGTATACTATCCATTACCGCATGTATCAACACTTTATTATCTGGATGTGAATCTGTATCGATATTATATTGGACGGGAAGACCAGTCTGTCAATGAAAAAGTAATGATCCAGCGTGTGGATCAGCAGATTTTTGTGACAAAGACAATGATTGATATGTATAAGATGAAAATGGTTCCGAACAAGAAGCTTCGAAGTTATATGACCAATTATCTTGCGATTATGATGACAGTTTCTTCTATCTTGCTGATTCGCTCAAAGAAAGAAGAGAATCTTCAGAAGAAAAAAGAATTATGGGAATATTTGAAGAAGAGCGAATACAGAACATACTGGAAAATTCGCTATGGTATTTTAGGACAGACCATGAACCTTCCGGGAAAATCAGGACGGAAGATTTCTGTGCTCGGTTATAAGGTGGCACGCAGATTATTTGGATTTAATTAA
- a CDS encoding DUF3847 domain-containing protein: protein MANKRIMTPEEKALLQAKHRLEEAEARNRKKERNSRTRRLIQEGAILESIAPHIKEMDLDTLKRELIIRLRGL from the coding sequence ATGGCAAATAAAAGAATTATGACACCAGAAGAAAAAGCACTTTTACAAGCAAAACACCGTCTTGAAGAAGCTGAAGCAAGAAACCGCAAAAAAGAGCGTAATTCCAGAACACGCAGATTGATTCAAGAAGGAGCGATTCTGGAAAGCATTGCTCCACATATTAAAGAAATGGATTTAGATACCCTAAAGCGGGAGCTTATAATCCGGCTAAGAGGACTATAA
- a CDS encoding MobA/MobL family protein, protein MAIYHMQAKVVSRGSGRSAVAASAYMSCSRMYNDYDGIQHDYTRKHGLIYQEVMLPPMAPPEWKNREQLWNAVETAEKTKDSRLAREFVVALPVELDKSSNISLLQNFIQKNFVDMGMCADFAIHDTDGHNPHAHILLTVRPLNENGTWQYKTEKEYLCIKDGEEKGFTASEFKDAQKEGWEKQYRYKAGKKKLYLTPSSAQEKGYERIDKHPKSTRYGRQNPISEQWNSEEQLCIWRANWAEFTNRILAQNNINASIDHRSFAAQGITEQPTIHEGYIAQDMEKKGIIAERCEINRQIRADNRILRELKAQVKKLAQAVEKSIPVIAETLEAIRNHMIFTQYHLLHNEMQKEVIHDWMQHFRPILNQYDTIKKKLKAKVAEKKKLHVQKNKTSILNPFQHIKLNQQLTTITEEIEELKSAKEQLLFQAECSTEKDMASLSRKYDQMDKNLNILDSQDMTLKGQLEKDAVAFQEEKSLSKQEQYTELLDTRIQIRPDFREKLIEQLKDTFGKSYDYHYRDIAAHEVDDLNMEDPYSFSHRTWELEYQRKQELQKKHPVQSRQKSHNTEL, encoded by the coding sequence ATGGCAATTTATCATATGCAAGCCAAGGTCGTCAGCCGTGGTTCCGGGCGGTCTGCTGTCGCTGCATCTGCTTATATGAGCTGTAGTCGGATGTATAATGATTATGATGGCATCCAGCATGACTACACCCGAAAACATGGACTGATCTATCAGGAAGTAATGCTTCCCCCTATGGCTCCGCCTGAATGGAAAAACCGGGAGCAGCTCTGGAATGCTGTAGAAACTGCCGAGAAAACAAAAGACAGTCGACTGGCAAGAGAATTTGTTGTCGCACTCCCCGTTGAGCTAGATAAAAGCAGCAATATTTCTCTTCTTCAGAATTTTATTCAAAAGAACTTTGTAGATATGGGAATGTGTGCCGATTTTGCCATTCACGATACTGATGGTCACAATCCCCATGCACACATTCTTCTTACTGTCCGACCACTAAATGAAAATGGAACATGGCAGTATAAAACCGAAAAAGAATATCTCTGTATCAAAGATGGAGAGGAAAAAGGATTTACTGCTTCTGAATTTAAGGATGCTCAGAAAGAGGGCTGGGAGAAACAATACCGCTATAAGGCAGGAAAGAAAAAGCTCTATCTTACACCGTCCTCCGCACAAGAAAAAGGCTATGAACGCATTGATAAACACCCAAAAAGTACCCGTTATGGCAGACAAAACCCCATTTCCGAACAGTGGAATAGTGAGGAACAGCTCTGCATTTGGAGAGCCAACTGGGCAGAATTTACAAATAGAATTCTTGCCCAAAACAACATCAATGCTTCTATTGATCACCGCAGCTTTGCTGCACAGGGAATCACAGAGCAGCCTACCATTCATGAAGGATATATTGCTCAGGACATGGAAAAGAAAGGCATAATTGCAGAACGTTGTGAAATCAATCGTCAAATTCGTGCGGATAACAGAATACTACGGGAATTAAAAGCACAGGTGAAAAAATTAGCGCAAGCTGTCGAAAAATCTATTCCGGTAATTGCAGAAACATTAGAAGCAATCCGCAATCATATGATTTTTACACAATATCATTTACTTCATAATGAGATGCAAAAAGAAGTGATCCATGACTGGATGCAGCATTTTCGTCCTATCCTGAATCAATATGATACCATTAAGAAAAAGCTCAAAGCAAAAGTTGCTGAAAAGAAAAAACTACATGTGCAAAAAAATAAAACCAGTATTCTGAATCCTTTCCAGCATATCAAGTTAAATCAGCAGCTTACAACCATAACAGAAGAAATTGAGGAACTGAAATCTGCCAAAGAACAGCTGCTGTTTCAGGCTGAATGCTCCACAGAGAAAGATATGGCGAGCCTTTCCAGAAAATACGACCAGATGGATAAGAATCTGAATATTCTCGATTCTCAGGATATGACTCTCAAAGGGCAGCTTGAAAAAGACGCTGTAGCTTTCCAAGAGGAAAAATCCCTGTCTAAACAGGAGCAATACACAGAATTACTGGATACCAGAATCCAGATCCGACCAGATTTTCGAGAGAAACTGATTGAACAGCTCAAAGATACTTTTGGTAAATCTTATGACTATCACTATCGTGATATCGCAGCCCATGAGGTGGATGATCTCAATATGGAAGATCCCTATAGCTTCTCTCATCGTACCTGGGAACTTGAATATCAGAGGAAACAGGAATTGCAAAAAAAACATCCTGTTCAATCCAGGCAAAAATCGCACAACACAGAACTATAA
- a CDS encoding rubrerythrin family protein has product MAVQFCESKTKENLMKAFAGESQARNRYTFAAKKARELGYESIAQVFEFTAEQERAHGERYYQLLNALAGETVTVDGTYPVDIAEDICELLDKAEHNEFEEYEHVYPQFAQIAKEEGFMEAASAFTMIGEVEQMHGKRFRKLAELLRANQFDKSTEEEKWMCLNCGYIHTGTQVPQNCPSCHYEKGYFIPLSFAPFQGNIVC; this is encoded by the coding sequence ATGGCAGTTCAATTTTGTGAAAGTAAGACGAAAGAAAATTTAATGAAAGCTTTTGCGGGAGAAAGCCAGGCGCGCAATCGATATACATTTGCGGCAAAAAAAGCACGAGAACTTGGATATGAATCCATTGCACAGGTATTTGAATTCACAGCAGAGCAGGAGCGGGCACATGGGGAACGTTATTATCAACTGTTAAATGCTCTTGCAGGAGAAACCGTTACTGTGGATGGAACGTATCCGGTTGATATTGCAGAAGATATCTGTGAGCTTCTTGACAAGGCAGAACACAATGAATTTGAAGAGTATGAACATGTATATCCGCAGTTTGCACAGATTGCGAAAGAAGAAGGATTTATGGAAGCAGCGTCAGCCTTTACAATGATCGGTGAAGTAGAACAGATGCATGGAAAGCGGTTCAGAAAGCTGGCAGAGCTTCTGAGAGCAAATCAATTTGATAAAAGTACAGAAGAAGAGAAGTGGATGTGTTTAAACTGCGGTTACATCCATACCGGAACACAAGTGCCGCAAAATTGTCCATCCTGTCATTACGAGAAAGGATATTTTATTCCTCTGTCATTTGCACCGTTTCAAGGGAATATAGTGTGTTAA
- a CDS encoding ATP-binding protein, with protein MTTFTEKPTAITPNRELQSDEYFNETDGLIYCSKCNTPRQCKHELQGKVLIPSIRCKCQQEIFEQEEAQRKLHEKQMEIEHLKTSGLQDKALYDYTFAKDNGINPEMKLAHNYVSNWEEMKANASGLLIWGDVGTGKSFFAGCIANALLEKGVPVLMTNFSRILNTLTGMHFEDRNQFIHSLNRYSLLIIDDLGIERNSDFAPEQVFNVIDSRYRSKKPLIITTNLTLSELNNVADIVHKRIYDRILERCVPIRINNRNIRQDNAVANLKQAKKILLDNHAPNQNGTKEV; from the coding sequence ATGACAACATTTACAGAAAAACCAACAGCTATCACACCAAACAGAGAGCTTCAGTCTGATGAATATTTTAACGAAACAGACGGCCTGATCTACTGTTCCAAATGCAATACGCCAAGACAATGCAAGCATGAATTACAGGGAAAGGTTCTTATTCCTTCCATCCGCTGTAAGTGCCAGCAGGAGATCTTTGAACAGGAAGAAGCCCAGAGAAAACTTCATGAAAAGCAAATGGAAATAGAGCATCTCAAAACCAGCGGCTTACAGGACAAAGCACTCTATGACTACACCTTTGCCAAAGATAACGGCATCAATCCGGAAATGAAACTGGCACACAATTATGTAAGTAACTGGGAAGAGATGAAAGCAAACGCTTCCGGACTTCTCATCTGGGGCGATGTCGGTACTGGAAAATCTTTCTTTGCAGGTTGCATTGCCAATGCCCTTCTGGAAAAAGGCGTCCCTGTATTGATGACCAACTTTTCCCGGATTCTGAATACACTTACCGGGATGCATTTTGAAGACAGAAACCAGTTCATCCACAGCTTAAACCGCTACAGTCTTCTGATTATTGACGACCTCGGAATTGAGCGAAACTCTGACTTTGCACCGGAACAGGTATTCAATGTGATTGACAGTCGTTACCGCAGCAAAAAGCCCCTGATCATAACGACCAATCTCACTTTGTCAGAGCTGAATAACGTCGCTGATATCGTACACAAACGAATTTATGACCGGATTCTGGAGAGATGTGTTCCCATCCGTATCAATAACCGAAATATCCGTCAGGACAATGCAGTAGCTAATTTAAAGCAAGCGAAAAAAATCCTGTTGGATAATCATGCTCCAAACCAGAATGGAACCAAAGAAGTATAA
- a CDS encoding S8 family serine peptidase yields the protein MENQKAEALLNLAADATTEELKKAEELSVGYDEGKGIWEIIIKYSGTLEETKKLAETVVELQGGFAVVTVKKTNLEALLNLPEIEYAEKPKSLYFEVEEGRRVSCINTVQDAPFSLSGKGVLVAIVDSGIDYRHRDFRNQDGTTRILNLWDQTGTGSPPAGYHIGTEYTKTEIDAVLNSERMTADEEVRGENRVLTVDNSGHGTAVAGIAAGNGSSSEGIYRGAAPQSELLIVKLGQPRENGFPRTTELMQGLDYVIRKALEYRRPVAVNVSFGNTYGSHEPYN from the coding sequence GTGGAAAATCAGAAAGCAGAAGCGCTTTTAAATCTGGCAGCAGATGCGACAACGGAAGAGCTGAAAAAAGCAGAAGAATTATCCGTTGGGTATGATGAGGGAAAAGGAATCTGGGAGATTATTATAAAATATTCCGGAACACTGGAAGAAACGAAAAAACTGGCCGAAACAGTTGTAGAACTTCAGGGAGGATTTGCAGTTGTGACGGTAAAGAAGACAAATCTTGAAGCATTGCTTAATCTTCCGGAAATTGAATATGCAGAAAAACCGAAATCATTATATTTTGAAGTGGAAGAAGGGCGAAGAGTGTCCTGCATCAACACGGTGCAGGATGCTCCTTTTTCGCTTTCGGGAAAGGGAGTGCTTGTGGCAATTGTGGATTCAGGAATTGACTACAGGCATAGAGATTTTAGAAATCAGGATGGGACTACACGGATTTTGAATTTGTGGGATCAAACCGGAACCGGAAGTCCGCCGGCAGGATATCATATCGGAACAGAATATACGAAAACAGAAATTGATGCCGTATTAAATAGTGAAAGAATGACTGCTGATGAAGAGGTTCGTGGGGAAAATCGTGTGTTGACTGTGGATAATTCCGGTCATGGAACAGCTGTTGCGGGGATAGCAGCAGGAAACGGAAGCAGCAGTGAAGGGATTTACCGGGGAGCTGCACCGCAAAGCGAGCTGTTAATTGTGAAACTGGGACAGCCGCGGGAAAATGGATTTCCAAGAACAACAGAATTGATGCAGGGACTTGACTATGTGATTCGAAAAGCACTGGAATACCGTCGTCCGGTGGCAGTGAATGTAAGTTTTGGGAATACATATGGTTCTCATGAACCGTATAATTAG
- a CDS encoding 6-phosphofructokinase, with translation MKKNMIVGQSGGPTAVINGSLYGVVSAGLNKTDDIEHVYGMINGIEGFLHDTIMDMRPLLESNELELLKTTPGSYLGSCRYKLPEDLSDPVYPTLFQKFDALQIGYFFYIGGNDSMDTVSKLSRYAASIESPIRFIGVPKTIDNDLVMTDHTPGFGSAAKYVASTVREIAVDASVYDNKKSVTIVEIMGRHAGWLTAASILARKFEGDNPVLVYLPEADFDPEDFISKVETALQTTSNLVVCISEGIHDQTGTFICEYASNVGTDTFGHKMLSGSGKYLENFVKDRLGVKVRSIELNVCQRCSSAMLSETDLSEAVSSGAFAVDAAISGETGKMIAFSRVSDSPYELRFTTEDVNHICNQEKTVPAEWIIRDGSDLSDDFITYARPLIEGEVNIPKENGLPKFAYRKH, from the coding sequence ATGAAGAAAAATATGATTGTCGGCCAGTCCGGCGGTCCTACTGCTGTCATCAACGGAAGCCTGTATGGTGTTGTTTCTGCAGGCCTTAACAAAACAGATGACATTGAACACGTTTACGGTATGATAAATGGAATCGAAGGATTTTTGCACGATACGATTATGGATATGCGCCCGCTTCTTGAAAGTAACGAACTGGAACTTTTGAAAACAACTCCCGGCTCTTATCTTGGTTCCTGCCGCTATAAACTTCCGGAAGATCTTTCCGATCCGGTATACCCGACATTGTTTCAGAAATTCGATGCACTTCAGATCGGATATTTCTTCTATATCGGAGGAAATGATTCTATGGATACGGTCAGCAAGCTTTCCCGCTATGCCGCTTCTATCGAAAGCCCGATCCGTTTTATTGGTGTTCCAAAAACAATTGACAACGACCTTGTAATGACAGATCATACACCTGGCTTCGGAAGCGCTGCTAAGTATGTCGCATCAACTGTTCGGGAAATTGCGGTCGATGCCTCTGTATACGATAATAAAAAATCTGTCACCATCGTAGAAATCATGGGACGTCATGCCGGCTGGTTGACTGCGGCAAGTATTTTGGCACGAAAATTCGAAGGTGATAATCCAGTTCTTGTTTATTTGCCGGAAGCTGATTTTGATCCGGAAGACTTTATCTCCAAAGTGGAAACTGCTTTACAGACAACTTCTAATCTTGTTGTTTGTATCTCCGAAGGAATTCACGATCAAACCGGTACATTCATCTGTGAATATGCAAGTAACGTAGGTACCGATACATTTGGTCACAAAATGCTGTCCGGTTCCGGAAAATATCTCGAAAACTTTGTAAAAGACCGTCTTGGTGTTAAGGTGCGCTCTATTGAACTCAATGTTTGTCAGCGCTGTTCTTCCGCAATGCTTTCAGAAACCGATCTTTCAGAAGCAGTTTCCTCTGGAGCATTTGCAGTAGATGCTGCCATTTCTGGCGAAACCGGAAAAATGATTGCATTTTCCCGTGTGTCCGATTCTCCTTATGAGCTTCGCTTTACAACTGAAGATGTAAATCATATTTGTAATCAGGAGAAAACCGTTCCCGCTGAATGGATCATCCGGGATGGTTCTGATCTTTCAGATGATTTTATTACCTATGCCCGTCCACTCATCGAAGGAGAGGTCAACATTCCAAAAGAAAACGGACTTCCGAAGTTTGCCTATCGCAAACACTAA
- a CDS encoding adenylate cyclase, whose amino-acid sequence MQNHIRNTNLRFNLDKDQQRKAWEYLQTMDRQDFKSYSQVISLALVEYFDRYYRTQADPYLETREREELFVKQIVEAVEHSLKQSLPIFLSGLTAGMLERESQIRPSFPTPENTQPDRDVDWDFLGE is encoded by the coding sequence ATGCAGAACCATATCCGCAACACAAATCTGCGATTTAATCTGGACAAAGACCAGCAACGGAAAGCCTGGGAATATTTACAGACAATGGACAGACAGGATTTTAAATCTTACAGTCAGGTAATCTCCCTTGCACTGGTCGAGTATTTTGACCGCTACTACCGCACTCAGGCTGACCCCTATCTGGAAACAAGGGAACGGGAAGAACTTTTTGTGAAGCAGATTGTAGAAGCAGTGGAACACAGCCTGAAACAGTCATTGCCGATTTTTCTTTCCGGGTTGACTGCAGGCATGTTGGAAAGGGAGTCCCAAATCAGGCCATCCTTTCCAACACCTGAAAACACACAGCCGGATCGTGATGTAGACTGGGATTTTCTTGGAGAATAA
- a CDS encoding replication initiator protein A — translation MTDFLTADTNLPSYMMFPRFLLGLEINETAKMLYMILLDRARLSQRNEGWSDTNGHVFIYFTIEALAEVLHKSQMTVKTALAVLEKQELIFRKRQGPGHPNRIYVKIPKETLRNRDRILSSSQTENCPIDRQDSFPDTDKKLSGNKKEIKKNHLVIRGSKEPRSPYGTFQNVFLSETELEDIRQTIPDWQDYMERLSGYMASTGKQYQNHAATIIRWARQDHPASRQRNYESEEYETL, via the coding sequence ATGACGGACTTTCTGACAGCAGACACAAACCTGCCATCTTATATGATGTTTCCCCGTTTTCTCCTGGGCTTGGAAATAAATGAAACTGCCAAAATGCTTTATATGATCCTACTCGACCGTGCAAGGCTTTCCCAGAGAAATGAGGGCTGGTCAGATACAAATGGTCATGTGTTCATTTACTTTACGATTGAAGCACTGGCAGAAGTTCTCCACAAAAGCCAGATGACGGTGAAAACTGCTCTGGCAGTACTGGAAAAACAAGAGCTTATCTTCCGAAAACGGCAGGGACCCGGACACCCTAATCGGATTTATGTAAAAATCCCGAAAGAAACCCTCCGCAATAGAGACAGAATTCTTTCCTCAAGCCAGACAGAAAACTGTCCTATTGACAGACAGGATTCTTTCCCCGATACAGACAAAAAACTGTCCGGTAATAAGAAAGAGATAAAAAAGAACCATTTAGTAATAAGAGGGAGTAAAGAGCCACGCTCACCCTATGGAACATTTCAAAATGTTTTTCTGTCAGAGACGGAGCTGGAAGATATCCGTCAGACAATCCCTGACTGGCAGGACTATATGGAACGCTTATCCGGTTATATGGCTTCTACCGGAAAGCAATACCAAAACCATGCAGCTACCATCATCCGTTGGGCAAGACAGGATCATCCTGCTTCCCGGCAACGAAATTATGAAAGTGAGGAATACGAAACATTATGA